In a genomic window of Schistocerca gregaria isolate iqSchGreg1 chromosome 5, iqSchGreg1.2, whole genome shotgun sequence:
- the LOC126273268 gene encoding trypsin-1-like produces MPRPATVTWSPCLWLLLLSAAAAWPSAVRQRTSGHERIVGGHEASIADLPWQLAFELGGDQSCGASLIGPSRALTAGHCVEDVQLDYLALRAGSSVRGSGGTVIEAAAAFLHQQYDSRTLDYDIAVVQVNGSFTLGPNVQLVGLPAEGYDPPSGLPVTVSGWGYQHSGSGPSSTLQAVDINVVDRETCRQVFIAVNAVTERMICSGEFTRGVCIGDSGGPLVNNGTQVGIVSWGLGSCEVGLSVQSNVGYLRAWIRDTAGI; encoded by the exons ATGCCGCGTCCCGCCACAGTGACCTGGAGCCCGTgtctgtggctgctgctgctgtcggcGGCTGCGGCGTGGCCGTCCGCGGTCCGGCAGCGGACCAGCGGCCACGAGCGCATCGTCGGCGGCCACGAGGCCAGCATCGCCGACCTCCCCTGGCAGCTGGCCTTCGAGCTCGGCGGCGACCAGTCATGTGGCGCGTCGCTCATCGGCCCCTCCAGGGCGCTGACCGCCGGCCACTGCGTCGAGGACGTCCAACTGGACTACTTGGCGCTGCGGGCGGGCTCCTCCGTCCGTGGCAGCGGCGGCACGGTGATAGAGGCGGCAGCCGCCTTCCTGCACCAGCAGTACGATAGCCGCACCTTAGACTACGACATCGCAGTCGTACAG GTCAACGGATCCTTCACGCTGGGCCCCAACGTACAGCTAGTGGGACTCCCAGCTGAGGGCTACGACCCTCCGAGTGGGCTGCCTGTGACAGTCAGTGGCTGGGGTTACCAGCACAGCGGCAGCGGCCCCTCCAGTACACTGCAGGCGGTAGACATCAACGTGGTGGACCGCGAGACATGCCGCCAGGTGTTCATCGCTGTGAATGCCGTGACGGAGCGCATGATCTGCTCTGGAGAGTTCACGCGTGGCGTGTGTATCGGCGACTCGGGTGGCCCACTGGTCAACAATGGCACCCAGGTGGGCATCGTCTCGTGGGGTCTCGGCTCCTGCGAAGTCGGCCTCTCCGTCCAGAGCAATGTCGGCTATCTGAGGGCCTGGATCCGAGACACCGCCGGCATCTAG